Proteins encoded together in one Calditrichota bacterium window:
- a CDS encoding aminopeptidase P family protein, whose product MNTKTKLRIMREKLKSAGIHAYLVPSSDPHNSEYTPERWQRRAYISGFTGSAGEICITTKSAALWTDSRYFLQAERELSGSGVKLMKIGVPGTPGLTQWLTSQLPKNGKVGVNPQVVSRQRFLDLQKEFSEAGLQLVPVARDLVDAVWENPPAISSLALEVHELKYAGESVASKLKSVRREMKAHGATAHVLNELDAIAWLLNLRGRDVEYNPVFVSYAIIKEKTAHLYVDLGKVTPAVRKHLGKHVQVHRYDSFGDAMKKLGKSRGKVWVHDATASQWMYSLLGKAQLVTERSPITLLKAMKLPAQIRGIRSAHIRDGVAMVKFLSWIDANIGKIPMSELSLEVELERARSASSLYRGPSFSPIIGYAANGAVVHYRAVQATSKQIKARGLMVVDSGGQYPDGTTDITRVVPCGKPTREQKENFTRVLKGHIAIATTPFPIGTRAVQLDTLARKSLWMAGLNYGHGTGHGIGHFLCVHEGPASIAIRFPNEVLRPGMVLSNEPGYYKNGEYGIRIENLVYVTQDMDRPGFLTFKNLTFCPIDRRLVEVKYLTDFERKYLNDYHAEVRKVLAPKLRGAAKAWLLKMTKPL is encoded by the coding sequence TTGAATACGAAGACCAAACTCCGCATCATGCGGGAAAAACTAAAGAGTGCGGGCATTCATGCCTACCTCGTCCCCAGCTCCGATCCTCATAACAGTGAGTATACACCGGAACGCTGGCAAAGGCGAGCCTATATCAGCGGATTCACCGGGTCTGCCGGTGAGATTTGTATTACGACAAAATCTGCGGCGCTGTGGACGGATTCGCGTTATTTTCTTCAAGCTGAGCGCGAACTTTCAGGTTCGGGCGTCAAACTGATGAAGATTGGCGTGCCGGGTACGCCGGGACTGACTCAATGGCTCACGTCGCAACTGCCGAAGAACGGCAAGGTCGGCGTAAATCCTCAAGTAGTCTCGCGGCAACGATTTCTGGACTTGCAGAAAGAGTTTTCCGAAGCTGGACTGCAGCTTGTTCCGGTCGCTCGCGACCTTGTGGACGCCGTATGGGAAAACCCGCCTGCAATTTCTTCTCTTGCGCTTGAAGTTCATGAGCTGAAGTATGCGGGCGAGTCCGTCGCCTCAAAATTGAAGAGCGTACGCAGAGAAATGAAAGCTCACGGCGCGACGGCACATGTGCTCAACGAGTTGGACGCGATCGCGTGGCTGCTCAATTTGCGTGGGCGGGACGTGGAATACAATCCCGTCTTCGTTTCGTACGCAATCATCAAGGAAAAGACCGCTCATCTCTACGTCGATTTGGGAAAGGTGACGCCAGCAGTCCGCAAACACCTCGGCAAGCACGTTCAGGTTCATCGCTACGACAGTTTCGGTGACGCGATGAAGAAACTCGGCAAAAGCCGGGGCAAAGTATGGGTTCACGACGCGACGGCATCGCAATGGATGTACTCGCTGTTGGGAAAAGCGCAACTCGTGACCGAGCGTTCTCCAATTACGCTGCTCAAGGCCATGAAACTGCCGGCGCAAATTCGCGGCATACGTTCCGCGCATATTCGCGACGGAGTGGCGATGGTGAAGTTTCTTTCGTGGATTGACGCAAATATCGGCAAGATACCGATGAGCGAATTGTCTCTCGAAGTCGAGTTGGAACGTGCTCGGTCGGCAAGCTCGCTATATCGTGGTCCGAGTTTCTCTCCGATTATCGGCTATGCGGCCAATGGAGCGGTGGTGCACTACCGCGCCGTTCAAGCAACCAGCAAGCAAATCAAAGCCCGCGGTTTGATGGTTGTGGATTCGGGCGGACAGTACCCGGACGGGACGACGGATATCACACGAGTGGTTCCCTGCGGCAAACCGACCCGCGAGCAGAAAGAGAATTTCACGCGCGTCCTTAAAGGCCATATCGCGATTGCGACCACTCCGTTCCCGATTGGAACGCGAGCCGTGCAACTGGACACCCTTGCCCGCAAGTCGCTTTGGATGGCCGGACTTAATTATGGACACGGGACAGGGCACGGGATCGGGCACTTTCTGTGCGTTCATGAAGGACCCGCCTCGATAGCCATTCGATTCCCCAACGAAGTTTTGCGGCCCGGGATGGTTCTTTCCAACGAACCGGGTTACTACAAGAATGGGGAATACGGAATTCGAATTGAGAATCTCGTCTACGTCACTCAAGACATGGACAGGCCGGGATTCCTGACGTTCAAGAACTTGACATTTTGTCCAATCGATCGTCGATTGGTCGAAGTGAAGTACCTGACGGATTTTGAGCGAAAGTACCTGAACGACTATCACGCGGAAGTGCGCAAAGTTCTTGCACCCAAGTTGCGCGGCGCGGCGAAGGCATGGCTATTGAAGATGACGAAGCCGCTCTAA
- a CDS encoding class I SAM-dependent methyltransferase yields MTCPLCNETAALNPRRISTRLGASCNSCGLAFVHPDEHLSAEAERARYEQHNNSREDERYVGFLQNLAEPFESQLRAGANVLDYGSGPEPVLAMLLRESGHTVSIYDPFFADDKNVLQRRYDGIVCCETAEHFREPRGEWKKLAEMLEPGGVLGVMTLLLPSDADVSTWWYAQDPTHVVFYTERTIRWIAEIFDLDILKLSERVIIYRKRKRDSN; encoded by the coding sequence ATGACCTGCCCGCTCTGCAACGAAACTGCTGCACTCAATCCGCGCCGGATTTCGACGCGGCTTGGAGCAAGTTGCAACTCCTGCGGGTTGGCGTTTGTGCACCCGGATGAACATCTTTCCGCGGAAGCCGAAAGGGCACGCTACGAACAGCACAATAATTCGCGCGAAGACGAACGCTATGTAGGATTTCTGCAAAACCTTGCCGAACCGTTTGAAAGCCAGCTTCGCGCGGGCGCAAACGTGCTTGATTACGGCAGCGGGCCGGAACCGGTATTGGCGATGCTGCTGCGGGAATCCGGCCACACCGTTTCGATCTACGATCCTTTCTTCGCGGATGACAAAAATGTGCTGCAACGCCGTTATGATGGAATCGTCTGCTGTGAAACGGCGGAGCATTTTCGCGAACCGCGCGGAGAGTGGAAGAAGCTAGCTGAAATGCTGGAACCCGGTGGAGTGCTCGGCGTGATGACGCTGCTGCTTCCCAGCGACGCCGATGTTTCGACGTGGTGGTATGCGCAAGACCCTACCCACGTGGTGTTCTACACGGAACGCACTATCAGATGGATTGCAGAGATATTCGATCTTGACATTTTAAAACTCTCCGAGCGGGTTATCATTTACAGAAAAAGAAAACGGGACTCAAATTGA
- a CDS encoding T9SS type A sorting domain-containing protein: MMTLLIRTLIVLALSSFAVAQSVDTLWTVFPGQSHESETIYEALAMNDGSVVLAGGVMDPDSSRIINGAYKLSPDGATQWVNGFRGLGLGWFRAVTEGNDGTLVFAGQTRIPNQPGATKKYIVKLDQNGDSLWTSIIGADASADASEAIFPASGGGYWVFGQTTEGGQTQFHALKISEDGDSLDSKIYGREWSDYVWEAAQDVDGGFILVGDYWDPLVGNLQGLVMKLDANGDSLWGYYYGGPDDEDFFDVAVDPEGGYMLCGTIVPADDFIGDVFLMKISATGDSLWSRTIGGADDDAAYAIVPVYSGFAMICNTLSFGAGNVDGWLLRVNSAGDTLFSQTFGNSRWQFLWDIVQGGDLGYVFCGASNIAGAGNDGWVLKTTPDPTNIPPDPFELAEPADGAIINLQEVFPLTCTWHAARDLNMDQVTYLFHAELNGGTAFLQNPNGMLADTFYNLEIDVPLDRLDESSFIDWYVDATDGTDTVSTSSGTWQFRIDYASDVESPSALPNEVSLAAYPNPFNPAARVQFDLPQDGHVKLGIYDITGRLVEMLADELYSAGSHVLEFSGASLPSGTYFARITHHEETRITKLVLMK; this comes from the coding sequence ATGATGACCCTTTTGATTCGTACGCTAATTGTCTTGGCCCTGTCATCCTTTGCGGTGGCGCAGTCAGTTGATACCTTATGGACTGTTTTTCCGGGCCAGAGCCATGAGTCGGAAACGATTTACGAGGCACTCGCGATGAACGATGGTTCAGTAGTCCTCGCGGGTGGAGTGATGGACCCCGACTCCTCCAGAATTATTAACGGAGCCTACAAATTATCTCCAGACGGCGCCACCCAATGGGTCAACGGTTTTCGTGGATTGGGGTTAGGGTGGTTCCGAGCCGTCACTGAAGGAAACGACGGGACACTCGTGTTCGCGGGCCAAACCAGAATTCCCAATCAACCAGGTGCCACAAAGAAGTATATTGTTAAATTAGACCAAAACGGAGACTCGCTCTGGACGTCGATCATCGGGGCCGACGCTTCGGCAGACGCGTCCGAAGCTATTTTTCCCGCGTCCGGCGGCGGCTATTGGGTTTTCGGTCAAACAACGGAAGGTGGGCAAACTCAATTTCATGCGCTGAAAATCTCTGAAGACGGTGACAGTCTTGATTCTAAGATTTATGGCCGTGAATGGAGTGACTATGTATGGGAAGCTGCGCAGGACGTGGACGGCGGATTTATTCTTGTCGGTGACTATTGGGACCCATTGGTTGGAAATCTGCAAGGTCTCGTGATGAAACTGGATGCGAACGGTGATTCGCTGTGGGGATACTATTACGGCGGTCCGGATGACGAAGATTTCTTTGACGTCGCCGTTGATCCTGAGGGCGGATATATGCTGTGCGGAACGATTGTCCCGGCTGATGATTTTATTGGCGACGTGTTCTTGATGAAAATCAGCGCGACGGGAGATTCGCTCTGGTCGCGCACGATCGGCGGGGCGGATGATGATGCGGCTTACGCGATTGTGCCTGTCTATTCCGGTTTTGCCATGATCTGCAATACACTTTCGTTCGGTGCCGGCAACGTCGATGGCTGGCTATTGCGTGTAAACTCCGCGGGAGATACATTGTTCAGCCAGACGTTCGGCAACTCGCGTTGGCAGTTCCTGTGGGACATTGTGCAGGGCGGAGACTTGGGCTATGTCTTCTGCGGCGCATCGAACATTGCGGGTGCGGGCAACGACGGATGGGTTCTGAAAACCACGCCCGACCCCACAAACATCCCACCCGATCCCTTTGAACTTGCAGAACCTGCCGACGGCGCAATCATCAATTTGCAGGAAGTTTTCCCGTTAACCTGTACGTGGCACGCTGCCCGCGATCTCAATATGGACCAGGTCACGTATCTTTTCCATGCCGAACTCAACGGAGGTACAGCCTTTCTGCAAAATCCCAACGGCATGCTGGCAGATACCTTTTACAACCTTGAAATCGACGTGCCCCTCGACAGGTTGGACGAATCGTCATTTATTGATTGGTACGTTGACGCAACAGACGGTACGGACACGGTCTCGACTTCAAGCGGCACTTGGCAGTTTAGAATCGACTATGCGAGCGATGTGGAATCACCGTCTGCTTTGCCCAATGAGGTTTCTTTGGCAGCCTATCCAAATCCGTTCAATCCGGCTGCGCGTGTACAGTTCGATCTCCCGCAGGACGGCCATGTCAAATTAGGCATCTACGATATCACTGGACGGCTTGTTGAGATGCTTGCCGACGAATTGTATTCCGCAGGTTCTCACGTGCTCGAGTTCTCAGGTGCGAGTCTGCCGTCTGGCACCTACTTTGCCAGAATTACGCACCACGAGGAGACTCGTATCACGAAACTTGTGTTGATGAAGTAG
- a CDS encoding S9 family peptidase yields the protein MIRFSLKIVLLLLLSANSFAQEFTLSQFLNVQYATRPSYNPQGTEVAYISNISGEPQVWISGDRLKAPKQVTFESDGVDGVWWSPKSPAQVIVAASRGGNERSKLYMMTPGYTPLMPLTSVDDDAIYRFGCWSPDGMRFSYSSNKRNGVDFDIYDHHIDDREPVMIFQGDGDNTAQDYSLDGRYLLILKWHSNVNTDILLFDRESGETTVLTEHEGDVYYDQPQFDEAGSSFYVLTNRDRDFVGVAKYNLSTQMWSWLETPDADIDVLSVSPDGTGYAFAKNAKGLSEFTYVNVAKDKRVGAYRLPEGIIRDMSFSPDSRFIAITYGSANKPFDVWVYETRLDLMSRLTYSATGGVPTEIFVTPELIEYETFDKRMIPAFFYKPHEMSDKTPVIVSIHGGPESQARPDLSGLFQYFLYKGYAILEPNVRGSAGFGREYIALDNVRKRMDSVKDIEYAAKWLAKQKGIDKKKIVLLGGSYGGFMVLAGLTNYPDLFAAGIDIVGISNFVSFLENTGKYRRALREAEYGSLADDREFLEEISPLNHADKIKAPLLVIQGANDPRVPQSEADQIVESIKNRDGIVEYLRYADEGHGLRKTENKLDAYTKTAEFLNTYVPK from the coding sequence ATGATTCGTTTCAGTCTCAAAATCGTTCTGCTGCTGCTGCTGAGTGCAAACTCTTTCGCTCAGGAGTTCACGTTATCCCAGTTTCTCAATGTGCAGTATGCGACTCGACCTTCTTATAATCCGCAAGGTACCGAAGTTGCATACATTTCCAACATTAGCGGCGAACCGCAAGTGTGGATTTCCGGAGACAGGCTCAAAGCGCCGAAGCAGGTGACTTTCGAATCGGATGGCGTGGATGGTGTTTGGTGGTCCCCCAAGAGCCCTGCTCAAGTCATAGTCGCGGCATCGCGCGGCGGCAACGAGCGCTCCAAGCTCTATATGATGACTCCTGGCTACACGCCGCTGATGCCGCTAACGTCTGTAGATGACGACGCGATCTATCGTTTTGGCTGCTGGTCACCCGACGGGATGAGATTTAGCTATTCGTCAAACAAACGAAATGGCGTTGATTTTGATATCTACGACCATCACATCGACGACCGCGAACCGGTTATGATTTTTCAAGGCGACGGAGACAATACGGCACAGGATTATTCGCTGGACGGCCGTTACTTGCTAATTCTGAAGTGGCATTCAAATGTCAATACCGACATCTTGTTGTTTGACCGCGAGTCCGGAGAGACCACCGTACTGACGGAGCATGAAGGCGACGTTTACTATGATCAACCTCAGTTTGACGAAGCTGGCAGTAGTTTTTACGTCTTGACCAATCGTGATCGTGACTTTGTCGGTGTTGCCAAGTACAATTTGAGTACGCAGATGTGGTCGTGGCTGGAAACGCCCGATGCCGATATCGATGTGCTTTCGGTTTCGCCTGACGGCACCGGCTACGCTTTTGCGAAAAATGCGAAAGGACTTTCCGAGTTTACCTATGTAAACGTCGCCAAAGACAAGCGCGTCGGTGCATACAGGTTGCCGGAAGGTATCATTCGCGATATGTCGTTCTCACCTGATTCCCGCTTCATCGCCATCACTTATGGTTCAGCGAACAAGCCTTTTGACGTTTGGGTTTACGAAACTCGTTTGGATCTGATGTCACGTTTGACATATTCTGCTACAGGCGGTGTTCCGACCGAGATATTTGTCACGCCCGAACTGATTGAGTACGAGACATTTGACAAGCGAATGATCCCCGCGTTTTTCTACAAGCCGCACGAGATGTCGGACAAAACGCCTGTGATCGTCTCCATTCATGGCGGACCTGAGAGTCAAGCGCGGCCAGATCTGAGCGGACTTTTTCAGTATTTCCTCTACAAAGGGTACGCGATTCTTGAGCCCAATGTCCGAGGTTCTGCCGGTTTCGGGCGGGAATATATTGCGTTGGATAATGTTCGCAAGCGCATGGACTCCGTCAAGGATATTGAATATGCGGCAAAATGGCTCGCAAAGCAAAAAGGCATCGACAAAAAGAAGATTGTTTTGCTTGGCGGAAGCTACGGCGGTTTCATGGTGCTGGCCGGGCTGACAAACTACCCGGATCTGTTTGCCGCGGGAATCGACATCGTCGGCATATCGAACTTCGTGTCCTTCCTTGAAAACACTGGAAAATACCGCCGTGCGCTGCGGGAGGCAGAGTATGGCTCTCTTGCGGACGACCGCGAGTTCCTTGAAGAGATTTCACCCTTGAATCATGCGGACAAAATAAAAGCGCCGCTGCTTGTTATACAGGGCGCTAATGATCCGCGCGTGCCGCAATCGGAGGCGGATCAAATCGTGGAGTCCATCAAGAACCGCGACGGAATCGTCGAGTATTTGCGTTATGCCGATGAAGGCCACGGCCTGCGCAAAACGGAAAATAAACTCGACGCCTACACCAAGACCGCGGAGTTTTTGAATACGTACGTGCCGAAATAA
- the coaE gene encoding dephospho-CoA kinase (Dephospho-CoA kinase (CoaE) performs the final step in coenzyme A biosynthesis.): protein MKRITVALTGGIGSGKSTVADLLRNLGAGVVSGDEFGRAVLEEDEAVRNELVVKLGSDVCDARGVLDRGLIAKRVFASKELSRWLTDLTFPGILRRWEEFAQRAVRTVAVFDAALIFEWNIQDRFDLVLTVVSSEEAAFERSHHRFSREDFQLRRGSQLSDERKIEGADFVIHNDGSLADLRDQVLEFWNSKIQPQIT from the coding sequence TTGAAGCGAATTACGGTTGCACTTACGGGCGGCATCGGATCGGGCAAATCTACAGTCGCGGACTTGCTGAGAAATCTCGGAGCGGGCGTAGTTTCCGGAGATGAATTCGGACGGGCAGTGCTTGAAGAAGATGAGGCCGTACGGAATGAACTCGTCGTGAAACTGGGTTCAGACGTTTGTGACGCTCGCGGCGTTTTGGACCGCGGCTTGATTGCGAAAAGAGTCTTTGCCAGCAAAGAGCTTAGTCGTTGGTTGACCGATCTTACTTTTCCGGGAATTCTCCGCAGATGGGAAGAGTTCGCGCAACGAGCGGTGAGAACCGTTGCGGTCTTCGATGCCGCACTGATTTTCGAATGGAATATTCAAGATCGCTTTGATCTTGTCTTGACGGTCGTGTCGTCCGAGGAAGCAGCATTCGAGCGGTCACATCACAGATTTTCGCGCGAAGATTTTCAACTGCGCCGCGGCTCCCAGCTTTCCGACGAACGGAAGATCGAAGGCGCGGATTTCGTAATCCATAACGACGGCTCTTTGGCTGATCTGCGTGACCAAGTCCTCGAATTTTGGAATAGCAAAATACAACCACAAATCACATGA